GGGGGCAAGCTTCTGTCGTCTTCCATAATTGTAAAATTTACCCTTTGTTTTAGCTGTTAAAAATGCTACAAAGCATTTCAATCTTACTGTTTGAAAATAGCCTCTGCAAGCGATTTTAGCCCATTCGGGTAAGAGTAAATGTTGGTAATGCTCTGACTAAATAAAGGTTATCTGACTTACGGGATATACTATTGGTATCTGTGAGAATAGAAGAAAGAGGAGGGTTTTAGGTTGAAAATCTTTTTAATTGAAAATGGAACCATGACACCAGTTGAAGACGTAGAAGAGACAACCCGCCCACCTGCTAACGGTTTCTATTGGATACAGGCCCGTTTATTTGATCTGGACATACTGCAATCCTTGTTTCGTTTGCATCCACTAGCCATTGAGGATTGCATTGATGAAGAAGAGCAACGCCCCAAACTTGAGGTTTATCATGATCATTACTTTATCGTTAGCAATAGTATTCAGTTTCAAAATCAGGATATTTTTCTGCGAGAAGTAAATATCTTTCTTGGAGGGCATTATGTCATTACGGTCAGTAAATTTGAAATAAATGAGATTCGTATTTTTCCCTCCATTATTCGTGAAGAAGAAATTCATTCATCCGATTCCTTCTTGTATTTTTTCATGGATCAGCTTATAGAAAGCTATTTTGATGTGATGGAAGAAATCCAAGACCTGATTGAAAACTTAGAAGAGCAGGTTTTACTCAAAGCAAAAAACGCTCATCTTTCACAAATTGTTGGCTTACGCCGGGAAATTCTGTATGCAAAAAAGATGATGGCTCCACAACGCGATCTCATTCATGCACTTCAAACGATGAATTTATC
This is a stretch of genomic DNA from Brevibacillus laterosporus DSM 25. It encodes these proteins:
- the corA gene encoding magnesium/cobalt transporter CorA — protein: MKIFLIENGTMTPVEDVEETTRPPANGFYWIQARLFDLDILQSLFRLHPLAIEDCIDEEEQRPKLEVYHDHYFIVSNSIQFQNQDIFLREVNIFLGGHYVITVSKFEINEIRIFPSIIREEEIHSSDSFLYFFMDQLIESYFDVMEEIQDLIENLEEQVLLKAKNAHLSQIVGLRREILYAKKMMAPQRDLIHALQTMNLSLISPNLRKYFIDIHENAVKIVENFETFRELIGNVREAYQSSVSNRTNEIMRIFTALTTIFMPLTVVTGIYGMNFDVMPELHTHYGYFFVLIIMFTLATTMYVIFKKKDWL